A stretch of DNA from Candidatus Methylomirabilota bacterium:
CGCAGGATACCGTCACGGGTGCTTCCTTCCCGAGCCAGGCGCCCAGGCGCTCCTCGGCGTCCGCGGGAGGAAGGCCCGCGGTGCGGAGCACGCGCGTGAGGGCCACGCCGCCCGAGGCCACCCGCTCGCGCACGGCCGGGCGCAGGTGCTGGTCCACGAGGCCCGCCAGATCGGGCCCGTCCAGCGGCAGCACCGCCACCAGCGCGCTCCGCGCCTCCAGCACCCAGCCCGCCGCGCTCGGGAGGCTCTCGCCGGCAGTCAGCCAGATCTGCGCGCCCTGCGGAAGCAGCGCGAGACGCTCGAGCCGGCGGGGCAGCGCACGGCCCCGCCGGGCATGATCCTCCTCGAGGAAGCGGAGCATGCGCTCGCTGAGCACGAGGCGCACCCCGGCCAGGCGCGCCAGCACACGCCGGGCCACGTCGCCCTCCGAGCCACCGGGCGGGGCCAGCATCACCACGAGGCCGGGCTGGTCCAGCGCGGGCGCCAGCACCGACTCCAGCGCCGCCTCGTCCTCGTCCACCATCGCCAGCGAGTAGACGATGACTCCCTCCGCGGAGAGCGCGCGCGCCACCGCGCGCCCCGCGGACCCCCGGGCGTCGCCGCCCTCGGCCATGCCGACGGTGATGATCCACGCGATCACGCGGGCACCCCGAAGAGGGCGCGCGCGCCCATCACGAGGATGAGGGCGTAGACGCCCGCGATGAGGTCGTCGATCATCACGCCGAGACCGCCGGTGAAGGCCTGGCTCTCGCGCGCGGGGAAGGGCTTCCAGACGTCGAAGAGCCGGAAGAGGGAGAAGGCCACGAGGAG
This window harbors:
- a CDS encoding nicotinamide-nucleotide amidohydrolase family protein, encoding MIAWIITVGMAEGGDARGSAGRAVARALSAEGVIVYSLAMVDEDEAALESVLAPALDQPGLVVMLAPPGGSEGDVARRVLARLAGVRLVLSERMLRFLEEDHARRGRALPRRLERLALLPQGAQIWLTAGESLPSAAGWVLEARSALVAVLPLDGPDLAGLVDQHLRPAVRERVASGGVALTRVLRTAGLPPADAEERLGAWLGKEAPVTVSCAVVDGEVWVRLLARAPIRALAEAALTEAEPAVRAALGADCYGADGQSLEEAVGGLLRERGLAVSTAESCTGGLVAHRLTNIPGSSRYVERGVVVYSNEAKEELLGVPRELLKIHGAVSAPVADAMVRGVCRVGHTACGVAITGIAGPDGGSAEKPVGTVFIAVASPGGVEVRRFLFPGGRVAVKWQSAQAALDMLRRALLSA